The following are encoded together in the Arcticibacterium luteifluviistationis genome:
- a CDS encoding DUF4349 domain-containing protein, whose amino-acid sequence MNKLLVLLFVTILFSCQSNQEELTSASEIDLSDFAEEEEVSSDNSESTIERKLIKNGKLEFETQDLSKTSKGIKENLKRLKGYISKESDYNNDYRQSKSMTLRIPAKSFDSFIESLDDYIEDFDSKIIEIRDVTADFIDNQARLKNKRLTEEKYLSLLSKASSVQDILAIEKELGAIRGDIESVEGLLKLMENKISYSSLDLSFYKVNKEESTFIYKIKKSLSGGWDNLLSFIVYVFNLWPFALLGIAIFWGIRKFRKKS is encoded by the coding sequence ATGAATAAGCTACTAGTCCTATTGTTCGTTACAATTCTATTTTCTTGTCAATCTAATCAGGAGGAGTTAACAAGTGCTTCTGAAATTGATTTGAGTGACTTTGCTGAAGAGGAAGAGGTGTCCAGTGATAATTCAGAAAGCACTATTGAGAGGAAACTTATAAAAAATGGAAAGCTAGAGTTTGAAACCCAAGATTTAAGTAAAACGTCAAAGGGGATTAAAGAGAACTTGAAAAGGCTAAAGGGGTATATTTCAAAAGAGAGTGATTATAATAATGATTATCGTCAAAGTAAGTCAATGACTTTGCGAATTCCAGCGAAGAGTTTTGATTCTTTTATAGAAAGTTTGGATGATTATATAGAAGATTTTGATTCGAAAATAATAGAGATTAGAGATGTGACAGCTGATTTTATTGATAATCAAGCAAGACTCAAAAATAAAAGATTAACGGAAGAAAAGTATTTGAGTTTATTATCAAAAGCGAGCTCAGTTCAGGATATTTTAGCGATTGAAAAAGAACTTGGGGCTATTAGAGGTGATATTGAAAGTGTAGAAGGTCTTCTCAAATTGATGGAGAATAAAATTAGCTATTCATCCCTTGATTTGAGCTTTTATAAAGTAAATAAAGAGGAAAGTACCTTCATTTATAAGATTAAAAAATCTTTATCTGGTGGCTGGGATAATTTACTTTCGTTCATAGTATATGTCTTCAATTTATGGCCTTTTGCTTTATTAGGAATTGCGATTTTTTGGGGAATCAGAAAATTCAGAAAAAAAAGTTAA
- a CDS encoding dihydrofolate reductase, with translation MENQERNISLIIAVAENNVIGKDNTLIWRLSEDLKNFKRLTSGHSIIMGRKTYDSIGKPLPKRHNIIVSRNKDLKIEGCHVVHSLEDAYSLAMELDGKEEIFVIGGANIYTQALADANRIHLTAVHADPEGDAFFDLNLLEGWETVDSRFYAKDEKNEYDFVISLLLREER, from the coding sequence GTGGAAAATCAAGAAAGAAATATCTCCCTTATCATTGCGGTAGCAGAAAACAATGTTATTGGGAAAGATAATACGCTTATTTGGCGACTGTCAGAAGATTTAAAAAACTTCAAAAGGCTAACTTCTGGGCATAGCATTATTATGGGTAGGAAAACCTATGATTCTATAGGGAAACCATTGCCAAAACGCCATAACATCATTGTTTCTAGAAATAAGGACCTCAAAATAGAAGGCTGCCACGTGGTACATTCTTTAGAGGATGCCTATTCGCTAGCGATGGAACTGGATGGTAAGGAAGAGATTTTTGTGATTGGCGGAGCGAATATTTATACCCAAGCTCTGGCAGATGCTAATAGAATTCACCTAACCGCAGTACACGCCGATCCAGAAGGAGACGCCTTTTTTGACCTAAATTTATTAGAAGGTTGGGAAACGGTAGATTCTCGCTTCTACGCCAAAGACGAAAAGAACGAATATGACTTTGTGATATCGCTGCTTTTGAGGGAGGAGAGGTGA